Below is a genomic region from Kazachstania africana CBS 2517 chromosome 9, complete genome.
TTACGCGTATatattgatatatatataaacaaCTAAGAAATCTAAAGCTGATGGGTGATGGTGATGGAAGAGCAGTGAGTAGCGATGCAGAGTCAGCAATGGGAGCAGTCGAATGTGAATAGAGGTTTGCTCGAGGAGCAAGAGTTGATCAATGAGAGGGCGAATTTGTTATTACAGAGGACGAGAGAACGGAGGAATCTGTTGTTGCAAGGTACGGGAGAGCATGGGAATTTACTGTTACAAGGTACAACAGATTTGTTGCCCCGTTCAGAGGATAGAAGGCGATATGAGCATGTGGATATGGATATAATTGGTGACGAGAAGGGGATGAACAAcaaggagaagaagaagaagaagaagaagaagaagagacaTGAGAAAAAGATCGAATCGAAGATTaggaaaattcaaaaagaaagaagtaAAGAGAAGAAGTATACCCCAAGTAGTTTGGCATTGTATGAAATTAGAAAGTATCAGGGATCGACAGACTTACTAATATCAAAGATACCCTTTGCGAGACTTGTGAAGGAAGTCAGCGATGAGTTTACGTATCGAGACGAGAACCTTCACTGGCAATCTATGGCGATCGTAGCATTACAAGAGGCGAGCGAAGCTTACTTGGTGGGGCTATTGGAACATGCAAATTTACTAGCCCTACATGCTAAAAGGGTTACACTCATGAAAAAAGACGTACAACTGGCACGAAGAATCAGAGGTCAATTTATATAGAGAGAGGTCGGGTCGTGATGATTATTATGATCTGATCAAAgggaaaaatttcaaaagttaaTGAATCCAAACATCATAAAGGGTGTTAGGCCTTAAAGGGAATGTAAACGTTTtacttttttatttttgcaTTATTTAAACTACATGGTGTATAATTCTATTCTTTTCGATATCTACAATGTTAATATATTCAGGctaaattttgaatatgtCTTTGGTTTGTGCTGTCAAAAACGAGGAAAATATTGACATTCTTAGAAACACAGTGAAAGGTCGGCAATCGACCCTAACCACGACGACAACTACTAAGAAAACGACCATTACTACTTCCAGAGTCACGCCACAGAAATGTGAGCCTCGTgtcattgaagaattcgACTATGATGAGAGTGTTCCAAGGTCGCTAATGCCAGACGGGAAAAATGCCCTGAGTAAAGAGGCAATCTACAAGTCCAAGTTGAAACATGGCATTTTCTACTCCCCTAATAGGCCAAGTAAAGGTGTTAGTAGTGCTAAGTACGCTTCAGGTGTCGCTGCAGTCTTGGCTGAAAGGAACCCTGTGGAAATAAAGGCTTATCAAAGAAACGAAGTTGACCCTGTCGCTCTACAAACAGCAACCTATTTGACCAACAAGTTTAGAACAACAAAGGATACAAACAAGTTAATTAAGCAAGGTTCTTGGCATACTGATCAAGATGATAGATTGAGAATGTATGCTTGGAAATCATCTAGGAGAGCTGTAGATCTGCCtcaaaaagaagatgaggatTATTACGACGTAGAAGGTATGCTTTTGAAGAATAGAATGAACTACTCCAAGGTTTTGAGTTCTGCAGAGGATAGAGCAGGGGATCGGATTGAAGAACGGTATACTACGGTGCCAAAAGTGTCTCCTGCTGTTAAACGTAGCTATTCGATGAATGCAGCAAACTCCGTCTTTAGGACTCAAAATTACGAAAGCAAACATGATTTAGATTTGCAAAGGCAGAAAGTGGAGATTGCCAAATTGATGGCTTCTGAGAAGGTTATGAAACAGGCACGTGCCAGAGCAGCTTATGAATTAAATAAGATCGCTATAGAAGATCCAGATGAAATGATCTTTGGTAATATGGATTACAATAGACATGCTGTCGTTGTTGCTCAGAGACATTTGTCAAAAGAGAGAACGGCGGAagagaaattcaaaattcagCATCAAGATGAATTGTATATGGGTAAAGGTCTCTGGGTAaagaacaaagaaattgataatacTGCAAGGACTTTTGTCAGGCCAATTCTAACTGAGGTTGATGCAAGAGTGGAAGAACAAAGAGAAACTGATCGAGTATTGTATGAGAGACACAGTAAGCAGGTACGGGATTGGGAAGATTGGAGAGCGCTTCAGAATCTAAGAGTATCGAATGACGGCAGATTGATCAATTCTAGTAGAAGGAAGAATACCAGAATGTTGAATACTCGGGAAAAGGTTGCTGTCAGAAAGTATAATGAAATGGTTGCCAGTAAAGAAAGGGAGTTGCAACTAAAAACAGATGAATTAAATGCACTAATCGAAGAGAGACGTACCTTAGAAGATACTTTGGATTCTAATTTGCAAATGTATGAGAAGAAGCAAAGTCAAGAGTTTGAAGAGtggatgaaaataacagagaatgatatttttgCAATTcgtgaagaagaagaggcGGTATTGACGCCTTACCGTAATGACGTTAAGACAGCTGAGCAAGACGGtatcaatttgaaacaagAACAAAcggaaattgaaaatgacattAAAGCGTTGGAGGGAGAGCAAATGAGTATTGCAAATGAGAAGGAGTTGGAAAGTTTGCAGAAGAAGTTGATGGTGGTTCAACGTAAGGTTGAACTCAATGAAAACGAACGTGAATTAAAGAGGGAAAAGTTGAACTTGCTAGAATCCTTTAGAAAGGAACACAAGCCAAACTCTCTCGAGGAGGAAGCAGAGCTGAAAAACTCCCTTGGTCTTTCAATGGGTTCGACTGGGTACCttcaagatttgaaaaaggaTGAACATTTAAGACCAGCACTAATGTCAGACGGTGCTACTCCTGGTGCATCCGCTAGGTCAGTAACTGGGGTTAGTGGTGTCATGGAACCAGATCCAGCAGTAGCCAACATCAGTCCAGTGACGCCCCACTCAACACCAAGAAATGCAGTTAATCTGAAAGAAAAACCCATCTCCAATGTAGATACAGTAGTTGAAGATGGTATTACAGAGTCTACACCGTCTTTTAGTGGATTTTCAGAAAGTTCGAAGAAGGAAGGGTTTTTTAAGGAAGTTTTTTAGTTATTtaattattaatatttagTACCcgagaaaaatatattacaATGTTACGTAAATATTAGGACCATTTTATATCGAATAATCGTCGTGGAATTATACATTTTCGACCTCTTTCCGTTGCAAATCATCAGAAgacttcttcatcctcttGTATTGGTTCTGTTCAAATTTGTAGTAACCTCCATAAGCTTGTAAAAGAGGccaatattttgatttcttccaTAGGGAGCCAAGGTAGAAATCTACTGAGATGATTATAAAGAAGATACCTAACCAGAATGCCAGAAGCCATTCAAAACATGCACTCTTTGAATTATCTGACAGAGCACCAAACATGATTGCCCAAACAACGGCGGCAATGAGCCAGAATGTCTTGAAACATGCACTTATGGTAAATTTGTTCCAGTAGTGACCTTTCCAAACATTCCATTTTATATCCTTTTCATCGTAGTATTCTCCAGGTGGTAAGCCGTTCTTGTAATGAATGAAACCATAATGTCTACCCatgatgaaatattctGCCGCTAAACAGCAACCTGCTAAGAACATAAATATGACGAAAACACACACCATGGCGGTATGCACTGTGTGGAAGAGAGCCGTACTGAATATGGTACAAAATAGTAAACCCAGTTCACCAATGCAACCGAAGACAATTGCTGCAAAGATGAGATTTCTCTCATCGACAGTAAACCAAGGGTTCATCCAAAAGAAGTGTCTCTGTAAGAATTCTAATATTAGACATATTACAAATCCAATTCCTTGCCAAGCAGAACAAGCAATGAACAAGGGTCTTAGGTTTGTGGCACCAATGTCTGATATATAAACTGGGAATTGATCTGTGTGCATGAACCAATAGATCGGATGACCTTGTGCAGCCCAACAGATTAACATGGTGATCAACATCCCATACCAAGGTATGAATGCGATCCATGGTACCAGGAAACAGTAATTTCCAGGTTTCTGaaacattattttcttgttacGTACATGATTTATGCTCATTGCATGATTTTGACTATGTAAGCTTATATATGACTTAAAAGGGGCGGCCGGTGACCTTTTAATAAGTTCTTTGTCAGATTAAGGGATTTACAGtgatgataatttgaagCGATCGCTTTCCAATTAACTTGTTAATTTTTTACATAAATCGCGATtagttgaaaaaagatCAGTATTAATTGGTAACAAACAAAGGAAAACGACGTGGCAATGTCATTGGAAGAGCAGATAGAAAAACTTGATCAAGAGATAACGTtaaatttacaaaagatcgattcaaatttcagttattgtttcaagaaaataacgCAAAATATAATACCACACATTAGAAACTATTCTAATATTTGTGATGATATTATAGATAGTACGTATTGTCTGACGAGTATTTTCCAGAAGACTAGCGATATAAGTATTGTAGAGAAGGGGAAACCGACAGATAGTATATTTCCCGATGAAACAACACAAGATTTCAATGTAACGTCCACGGGACAAATATTGAAGGTTCCGGATTcaagtgatgaagaaacGCATAACAACAGTACTATACAAAGACAAAGTCGTAAGAGGAAAGTCTCGCTGTTGTTGCAACAGGAGTATGGGTCGAGTTCAAGCGCAATGCCATCTCCCGTACAATTGAAAGTTACGAATGGGAATATCAAGACGGACGGTATCAATAGCTCTCCTTTAAAAGAACATatgtaataataaatattttttaaattgaaCAAGTTTTCTTCCGGCagtgaaaagaaaagcaCTCCTCGATAACGTAGTATGGGTAATATAATGTCATCAAGTTTTGCACCTGAATGTACTGagctgaaaaagaaatacgACAGTTGTTTCAATGAGTGGTACACGGAGAAATTCCTCAAGGGTAAATCCATCGAGAATGAGTGCTCGAAAGAATGGGACAACTACATAAAATGCGTCGATAGAAACCTGGTAAAATCAGGAATCAAACCTGCACTGGATGAAGCAAGGAAAGAAGCTCCATTTGAAAACGGCGGTGATCTAAATAAAGATTAATTGGTGGTAATAAATATTGTATAATATAAATTGTATGTAAACTGTTACCCAGCCTTTAGTTGGCATATAATTTCCCGGGTAACATGCCTTTTTGCTTCGAGtggcaaaatttttctcttttcttctttctctgTACTGTAAGCCAATATGGAAAAGATATATAGAGTTGGAAAGTGTCAATAAAGATCTGGAGTAGTATTTGCTCGAAGAAACAACTTGTACAAAACAAACCACACACACATACacacacatatatatatacatcaGCATGTCAAGGAATATAAATAGAAAGAAACTGGATCCAGTTATTAAGTCTAAAATAGATACATTAATAGAATTGTTTCCAGATTGGACGAATGATGATTTAATCGATATAGTCCTGGAATACGTTGACCTAGAAACaataattgataaaatcacGTCCGGTGCAGTGACCAAATGGGATGAGGTGAAGAAGCCTgtgaagaaggaaaaatcACATACTAGTAATCATACATCGTTAAATATTACATTACCAAAGCCGGAAGATGACTGGACTCCTCCTCGTAAGAAGACTGTCAAGCCAGTACAAAAGAAGACTACGGCAATCGTCCTGGAAAAGGTGAGACCTTCTACAAAACcagtttcttcaaagaCATCATGGGCAAGTGCAATTGCAGTGGAAAAATCCGAAAGTAATGAAATTCAGGTAGAAACAGAAGTAGCAAAGGTAGAAGACGAAGCAATGAATGGAGATGCAGAACCGGTTAATGTAGAAATTCCAAAGAAATTGGAGTCGTTAACGAGTGCCGTACCAGCTGCTACAACCAAGAAAATGTCTTGGGCAGCAATCGCATCAAAACCAATTGTTCAAAAGGGTTTGGATAATATGGACGATttgaaggaagaaattgcaAAGGTTGCAAAcgagaaagaaaatgaagaagaaagtgaagaagaaagtgaagaagagaGTGAAGAAGAGAGCGAAGAGGAAAGTGAGGAAGAAAGTGAAGAGGAGAGTGAAGAGGAAAGTGAGGAAGAAAGTGAAGAGGAGAGTGAAGAGGAAAGTGAGgaagaaagtgaagaagaaagtgagGAAGAAAGCGAGGAAGTTCCACAGGTTCAACAGGCTATTCCACAGGAAGTGCCAGCTCCAAAGGAAGCAACAGCTCCACAAAAAGTTACCAACTCAAAAGAAGTCACTGCTGAAGCCTCCACTGAAGTTCCTGCACAGGTTCCAGCTGCATCTCAAGCTTCCATCCAGCAAACAACATCCCAATCGAATGCCGCTATGGCTGCTGCCACCGCGCAACAACAATATTACATGTACCAAAACCAATTTGCCGGCTACAACTACCCAGGCATGTTTGATAACCAATATAATGCATACCAACAAGGCCAATCAAACGTCCAACCAGGTGCTAACGCAAACCAATACAATATACAACAACaatcatttaatgaaaatggtacCAACGGcgctgctgctgctgccCCTTCTCCATCTGTTGCCCATGctcaacaacaacaaatgCATGGTGGCTCCTTTATGCCTTACTACAACCATTTCTACCAGCAATCCTTCCCTTACGGCCAACCACAATACGGCGGACAATACCCATACCAGGTCCCAAAGGCTGGTTACAATTATCCAAACcaacaaaatcaatatcCACAACAAACTAACACTACAGCACAACAAGGTGAAGAGCAACAGCCTCAACAACAAAGAGCACAAGGTCAAGCTAATGGACATCAACCAACTGCACAACAAATACAATTACAACAATACTACCAATTtcaacagcagcaacaagCTGCCGCTGCTCACGCCGCACAACAAGGTATTCCATACGGTTACAACGGCTACGACTATACTTCTCAAGCATCAAGAGGCTTTTATTAATACGGGCagtttttttcattattgcatttttatataatctGTAAGTAGaagggaaaaaaaaaataaagtaaaccaaaatattagaaggagaatttattatatagaTGCGATGTTCCCCGTTGCTGTTGTCACTGGTGCTACAAGAGGTATAGGGAGGGCAATTGTGCAGAATTTGTCAGCCCATGGTATAAGTTGTGTTGCTATTGGATCCTCTCTCGAATCTGTGATGAGGCTAAGATCAGATTTGAAGTTTACATCTCCTCATCAAATGCACAGAACATTAGCTATCGATCTATGCAATTGGCCCCAATGGACGGAATGCAAAAGATTCCCAGGACTGAGTTTTTCCAGCGATGGATTGATGAAACAAGGCGAGTACCCTATCTTTGATAGTGGctcaaaatattacatCGATCTACTAGTAAATTGTGCGGGAAGAACACAAACTTCACTGGGTCTGAAAACATCCCCCACACagatgaaagaattaatgaatttgaattttctgaGCTGTGTCAGTCTAATCAACTTGAGTACGAGACATATGATAAGGACCGTACATAGAAATGCATCAACAACGACACCTTGTATAATCAGTATATCTTCAATACTTGAAAACGTAGCAATCCCCGGCACAACAATCTACTCTGCATCGAAAGCTGCATTATCGCAATACACAAAGGTGCTAGCACAAGAAACAGCCACGTGGGGGATCCGAGCAGTGGCTCTGCCCCTGGGACTAGTGAGAGAGACAGATATGATCCAAGACCTAGATACAAGCATCGTCGATGCCCTAAAGAATTTACCATCGCAGACCCCAAAGCAAGTCGCAGACACCGTTTGGTCAATTTACCACAGAGAAGGAACTGATCGTGCCAAATTAcatgaaaattttccttgaaaaaaaaagccaacaaaattttttttttcacattTAAACGGCAGCTTGAAGAACAGATGGGATGATCATTCTCTCTATTCATAACAAACCCAAAAACCAACAATGATTATTTACAAGGATATTTTCTCTAACGACGAATTATTATCAGACGCTTACGACGTCACCGAAGTTGATGGTGTCATCTACGAAGCCGATTGTGCTATGGTCAAGGTCGGTGGTGATAACATTGATATTGGTGCTAACCCATCTGCTGAAGACGgtggtgatgatgatgtcGATGACGGTTCTGAAATCGTTAACAACGTTGTCCACTCCTTCCGTTTACAACCAACTGGTTTCGACAAGAAGTCTTTCCTAACTTACATCAAGGGTTACATGAAGGCTGTCAAGGCTAAATTACAAGAATCTAACCCAGATGCTGTTGCCACTTTCGAAAAGGGTGCTCAAACTTACGTCAAGAAGGTCATTGGTTCTTTCAAGGACTGGGAATTCTTCACTGGTGAATCCATGGACCCAGATGCCATGATCATCATGTTGAACTACCGTGAAGATGGTACCACTCCATTCATCGCTATCTGGAAGCATGGTATcgttgaagaaaaaatctaAGTATACTTATATATTGTTATAATTTAAGTGAATCTTATTAAATGTTAAACTCATTGCAACTATACAAAGCAaacttatatataattccACACTCTCCACCCAGTtaatcatttttctttgaattacAAGCAACTATTCTCAACTTATCCACGGCTATAGTATCATTATTACCATCCGCGGCACTTCCTTCGACTGTTACTTGACAGTTTTTAACAATAAACGTCCATACATCGTCACAGAACCCATATGTGTCAAGGTTACCCTTTACCGTCAGTTTCGATTGAGTATTTTCTCTCAAAGATTCCGCCACTACCCTGTCAAACGTTTCTAGTACTCTCATCGCCAGAGACGCTTCGATCCTACCTTCGCTAATCAACGTATCCAGTGCATCTACGAGACTGTTC
It encodes:
- the CSE4 gene encoding centromeric DNA-binding histone H3-like protein CSE4 (similar to Saccharomyces cerevisiae CSE4 (YKL049C); ancestral locus Anc_2.592) gives rise to the protein MQSQQWEQSNVNRGLLEEQELINERANLLLQRTRERRNLLLQGTGEHGNLLLQGTTDLLPRSEDRRRYEHVDMDIIGDEKGMNNKEKKKKKKKKKRHEKKIESKIRKIQKERSKEKKYTPSSLALYEIRKYQGSTDLLISKIPFARLVKEVSDEFTYRDENLHWQSMAIVALQEASEAYLVGLLEHANLLALHAKRVTLMKKDVQLARRIRGQFI
- the SFK1 gene encoding Sfk1p (similar to Saccharomyces cerevisiae SFK1 (YKL051W); ancestral locus Anc_2.589); the protein is MFQKPGNYCFLVPWIAFIPWYGMLITMLICWAAQGHPIYWFMHTDQFPVYISDIGATNLRPLFIACSAWQGIGFVICLILEFLQRHFFWMNPWFTVDERNLIFAAIVFGCIGELGLLFCTIFSTALFHTVHTAMVCVFVIFMFLAGCCLAAEYFIMGRHYGFIHYKNGLPPGEYYDEKDIKWNVWKGHYWNKFTISACFKTFWLIAAVVWAIMFGALSDNSKSACFEWLLAFWLGIFFIIISVDFYLGSLWKKSKYWPLLQAYGGYYKFEQNQYKRMKKSSDDLQRKEVENV
- the TMA19 gene encoding Tma19p (similar to Saccharomyces cerevisiae TMA19 (YKL056C); ancestral locus Anc_2.584) gives rise to the protein MIIYKDIFSNDELLSDAYDVTEVDGVIYEADCAMVKVGGDNIDIGANPSAEDGGDDDVDDGSEIVNNVVHSFRLQPTGFDKKSFLTYIKGYMKAVKAKLQESNPDAVATFEKGAQTYVKKVIGSFKDWEFFTGESMDPDAMIIMLNYREDGTTPFIAIWKHGIVEEKI
- the OAR1 gene encoding 3-oxoacyl-[acyl-carrier-protein] reductase (NADPH) (similar to Saccharomyces cerevisiae OAR1 (YKL055C); ancestral locus Anc_2.585), with translation MFPVAVVTGATRGIGRAIVQNLSAHGISCVAIGSSLESVMRLRSDLKFTSPHQMHRTLAIDLCNWPQWTECKRFPGLSFSSDGLMKQGEYPIFDSGSKYYIDLLVNCAGRTQTSLGLKTSPTQMKELMNLNFLSCVSLINLSTRHMIRTVHRNASTTTPCIISISSILENVAIPGTTIYSASKAALSQYTKVLAQETATWGIRAVALPLGLVRETDMIQDLDTSIVDALKNLPSQTPKQVADTVWSIYHREGTDRAKLHENFP
- the KAFR0I01600 gene encoding uncharacterized protein (similar to Saccharomyces cerevisiae YKL050C and YMR031C; ancestral locus Anc_2.590), translating into MSLVCAVKNEENIDILRNTVKGRQSTLTTTTTTKKTTITTSRVTPQKCEPRVIEEFDYDESVPRSLMPDGKNALSKEAIYKSKLKHGIFYSPNRPSKGVSSAKYASGVAAVLAERNPVEIKAYQRNEVDPVALQTATYLTNKFRTTKDTNKLIKQGSWHTDQDDRLRMYAWKSSRRAVDLPQKEDEDYYDVEGMLLKNRMNYSKVLSSAEDRAGDRIEERYTTVPKVSPAVKRSYSMNAANSVFRTQNYESKHDLDLQRQKVEIAKLMASEKVMKQARARAAYELNKIAIEDPDEMIFGNMDYNRHAVVVAQRHLSKERTAEEKFKIQHQDELYMGKGLWVKNKEIDNTARTFVRPILTEVDARVEEQRETDRVLYERHSKQVRDWEDWRALQNLRVSNDGRLINSSRRKNTRMLNTREKVAVRKYNEMVASKERELQLKTDELNALIEERRTLEDTLDSNLQMYEKKQSQEFEEWMKITENDIFAIREEEEAVLTPYRNDVKTAEQDGINLKQEQTEIENDIKALEGEQMSIANEKELESLQKKLMVVQRKVELNENERELKREKLNLLESFRKEHKPNSLEEEAELKNSLGLSMGSTGYLQDLKKDEHLRPALMSDGATPGASARSVTGVSGVMEPDPAVANISPVTPHSTPRNAVNLKEKPISNVDTVVEDGITESTPSFSGFSESSKKEGFFKEVF
- the MDM35 gene encoding Mdm35p (similar to Saccharomyces cerevisiae MDM35 (YKL053C-A); ancestral locus Anc_2.587); the protein is MGNIMSSSFAPECTELKKKYDSCFNEWYTEKFLKGKSIENECSKEWDNYIKCVDRNLVKSGIKPALDEARKEAPFENGGDLNKD
- the DEF1 gene encoding DNA damage-responsive RNA polymerase-degradation factor DEF1 (similar to Saccharomyces cerevisiae DEF1 (YKL054C); ancestral locus Anc_2.586), with protein sequence MSRNINRKKLDPVIKSKIDTLIELFPDWTNDDLIDIVLEYVDLETIIDKITSGAVTKWDEVKKPVKKEKSHTSNHTSLNITLPKPEDDWTPPRKKTVKPVQKKTTAIVLEKVRPSTKPVSSKTSWASAIAVEKSESNEIQVETEVAKVEDEAMNGDAEPVNVEIPKKLESLTSAVPAATTKKMSWAAIASKPIVQKGLDNMDDLKEEIAKVANEKENEEESEEESEEESEEESEEESEEESEEESEEESEEESEEESEEESEEESEEESEEESEEVPQVQQAIPQEVPAPKEATAPQKVTNSKEVTAEASTEVPAQVPAASQASIQQTTSQSNAAMAAATAQQQYYMYQNQFAGYNYPGMFDNQYNAYQQGQSNVQPGANANQYNIQQQSFNENGTNGAAAAAPSPSVAHAQQQQMHGGSFMPYYNHFYQQSFPYGQPQYGGQYPYQVPKAGYNYPNQQNQYPQQTNTTAQQGEEQQPQQQRAQGQANGHQPTAQQIQLQQYYQFQQQQQAAAAHAAQQGIPYGYNGYDYTSQASRGFY
- the TOA2 gene encoding transcription initiation factor IIA subunit gamma (similar to Saccharomyces cerevisiae TOA2 (YKL058W); ancestral locus Anc_2.580); amino-acid sequence: MPVPGYYELYRRSTIGNSLVDALDTLISEGRIEASLAMRVLETFDRVVAESLRENTQSKLTVKGNLDTYGFCDDVWTFIVKNCQVTVEGSAADGNNDTIAVDKLRIVACNSKKND
- the ASK1 gene encoding Ask1p (similar to Saccharomyces cerevisiae ASK1 (YKL052C); ancestral locus Anc_2.588) — its product is MSLEEQIEKLDQEITLNLQKIDSNFSYCFKKITQNIIPHIRNYSNICDDIIDSTYCLTSIFQKTSDISIVEKGKPTDSIFPDETTQDFNVTSTGQILKVPDSSDEETHNNSTIQRQSRKRKVSLLLQQEYGSSSSAMPSPVQLKVTNGNIKTDGINSSPLKEHM